A region of Silurus meridionalis isolate SWU-2019-XX chromosome 15, ASM1480568v1, whole genome shotgun sequence DNA encodes the following proteins:
- the LOC124398441 gene encoding macrophage mannose receptor 1 has protein sequence MILLFIIVFGLIHSVLGDCEEGWREYEDRCYHFSTEKKTWHEALEACAHKGSHLMSIMNLHERTWVSTQLGHSIFWIGLNDIASEGNWEWSDGSIYYPYLEYWRPGQPDNYDDNEDCAQADGNSNGRWNDEHCTAQRQYICKRDNPNPPVLCDTANRWEQFGSNCYKLHHTLKKSWNSARSECLKEGADLVSIESAEENQYVLGLDPTYYDLWIGYSTLKCTTISCQVEENSTKFSWSDAATSSYTQWANQQPDLTDKQNGLCAGLIKSGDNYGKWKTHLCRSEHPYACKRALNTVCPLGWSSFKGSCYLAVSNGRLLTSWHEALTRCSDIGASLLTIKNEEEQYFINGMLPDLHQIDIPDVWIGVSDMDEDGTFRWVDKTNIEFSNWSPGFPKNTNKFWDCGQIYTGNYAGKWETGNCFKVQAYICKMLGGQNVKPTPPPEFHCDQGYLLYGDHCYHFESESVKTWQDAENYCFAQNGHLASIHNQETISFITAHVTRASWIGLSDIQQEGNFIWSDGTPSDFLPWGEGQPDNWGEEDCVQIRGTEHFETGKFNDVQCSNTYPFICKKGKGVGPPPIPPTSGPGWNEKCGSWIADPFNDYCYHIVPYSLRKWAEARADCVHQGGDLASITEPFEQGFIQAHIQSIPTGVSLWIGAHDSVTEGGWEWMDRSPFRYINWSPGNPDNYGSEDCLSIYINNGLWNDDNCDYRRGYICKRRGNTPEPPPPHDGYLTAYTCEGSSMVLHCPINSVINIQSAFFGRRSDKICPYMDGSEGHCEVPGTYDRVSKQCDNHQFCFLFSHVENDPCPLISKYLEVVYSCEQNVCVRGLGIEDGSITDSMLSASSSMGGKEPRNARLNGNTCWMPTTSENSWIQVSLPETKKITGVVIQGCPTADHWVTKFKVQTSVDGVSWIDYMLDGKVEVFLGATDRGSPTTQLLGTPVSVKYIRILPSEWHNQAGLRFEILGCTPDYAISCITRPNLDHYVDKMTVHCPAGCSEAIYNVYGTLTYRGDSTICAAAIHAGVILNEVGGDCTILKAPGQNFYSGSTRNGIISKQYSGSYSVSYQFADGELRCSGNDWYEFGEFCYKPFSEKRTWHEARAACMRQGADLVSIMSLTEQSWLESYLYLATSDVWTGLNDLEFSGYFTWSDKHEVRFTHWAPGEPNNHLGFKEDCVEMLHQTGRWNDVTCTELNTYICKMPKGHYPLPSIKPTVYGCLQGWDAFEYSCYWFEETPMTRAEAKAFCDSKSSTLLHILDVYEQAHFTAFLSAYSGNWWIGLRAKGELGGVDYQWDNGASLLYTHWDRDYPDNSKGDCVTMTTKPIAGFWRNQNCDHSHPFVCESPRDGISPPTHAPTPPPVAGCANGWSGQPHFRQCYRLFTVDFSNKKSWADAREDCLSRGADLVSIHNVEEERFIADYTKGKTQWIGLSQEPTAGGYHWSDGSPVTHTNWDNGEPNDHGGRENCVEMITTINGTSFWNDQTCDAPQDWVCMIAKGKTPLIPPVPPPPIPAPDCGDNPGWRKNNGLCYYYNDTDIVDFHTALARCYAEKALLASILDQQEQTYVVSMVGTGKIDAAWIGLRMFGVVGGEFLWVDGSPVTYVHWAPGEPNNAGGEEQCVQMKRYPGTWNDVNCGRAIAGYVCKKLPGDHHTPPPPTPAWEGNCPDGWLRFHNKCYMIRGRHSHQEERANWTYARDWCKKQGGDLAVIDDINENEFVASYLRDVSHATWIGLSDRLHEGKFAWSDGVSPVLFTNWAEKEPNNNNGEEHCVSMSHNHRVTGRWNDEKCEEKRSWVCYKKKSSSLPPPAPTSSPCHSDYISWYKNCYKLVSEPKPWDEAQDACVKEGGNLASVDMSYDQAFISAVLQQNKQDTWIGLRRKENEGTYRWSDGWPVFYTHWGPGEPTNHDGEGCVSMHGRSHFIQGTWNDTDCKVAKPYLCKISHEPPPPTPPSGDGECLPYWQAYGSYCYIVYNDKQGRSWPEARHFCQLISETDLASVHSRAEVEFLTSINNTGLHHLWLGLSRDISYGWAWTDLSSLGFTNWAQGEPNGGGHDGAREDCVEMYKDGKWNDNSCFEKRGFICKRRQHYSHGNTTTVSPILPPAASVAGAVIGALLAVVIVLGVLYYIFRVKGVKLSSVSLPSRSKNNVEVPAFHNPNFAGESET, from the exons ATGATCTTGCTCTTTATTATAGTGTTTGGTCTCATTCATTCTG TGCTGGGAGATTGTGAGGAAGGATGGAGGGAATACGAGGACAGGTGCTACCATTTCTCCACTGAAAAGAAGACATGGCATGAGGCTCTGGAGGCATGTGCGCACAAAGGAAGTCATCTGATGAGCATCATGAACCTTCATGAGAGG ACGTGGGTCAGTACGCAGCTTGGACACTCTATATTCTGGATCGGCCTGAACGATATCGCCTCTGAGGGGAACTGGGAGTGGAGCGATGGCAGCATTTATTACCCATATCTAGA ATACTGGAGGCCCGGACAGCCAGATAACTATGACGACAACGAGGACTGTGCACAAGCCGATGGGAACAGCAACGGCCGTTGGAACGATGAGCACTGCACAGCCCAGCGGCAATACATATGCAAACGAGACAACC CGAACCCTCCTGTGTTGTGTGACACGGCCAACCGGTGGGAACAGTTTGGTTCTAACTGCTACAAACTACACCATACTCTAAAGAAGAGCTGGAACTCGGCCCGGAGCGAGTGTTTAAAGGAAGGAGCCGATCTGGTGTCCATCGAATCAGCAGAAGAAAACCAGTACGTCCTAGGTCTGGACCCGACCTATTACGACCTGTGGATTGGCTACTCCACCCTG AAATGCACCACAATATCATGTCAAGTTGAGGAAAACAGCACCAAGTTCAGTTGGTCTGATGCGGCTACCTCCAGCTACACACAATGGGCCAACCAGCAACCTGATCTCAC CGATAAGCAGAACGGCCTGTGCGCTGGTCTCATCAAGTCAGGAGATAATTACGGGAAGTGGAAGACTCACCTGTGTCGCTCTGAACATCCGTACGCGTGCAAGAGGGCTTTAAACA CCGTTTGCCCGCTCGGCTGGTCGAGCTTTAAAGGAAGCTGCTATTTGGCGGTGTCTAACGGCCGCCTGTTGACCAGCTGGCACGAAGCTCTGACCAGATGCAGCGACATAGGCGCTAGTCTTCTGACCATCAAGAA TGAGGAAGAACAATACTTCATCAACGGGATGCTTCCAGATCTCCACCAGATTGACATTCCCGACGTGTGGATCGGCGTttcag ATATGGATGAGGATGGAACGTTTAgatgggtggataaaaccaatATCGAGTTTTCCAACTGGAGCCCCGGTTTCCCGAAGAACACGAATAAGTTTTGGGACTGCGGACAGATTTAtacag GGAATTACGCTGGGAAATGGGAGACAGGAAACTGTTTTAAGGTCCAGGCGTACATCTGTAAGATGTTGGGGGGTCAGAACGTGAAACCTACTCCTCCACCGG AATTTCACTGTGATCAGGGGTATCTTCTGTACGGTGATCACTGCTATCACTTCGAGAGTGAATCGGTTAAAACATGGCAGGATGCTGAGAACTACTGCTTCGCTCAGAACGGACACCTGGCCAGCATTCACAACCAGGAGACAATCAGTTTTATAACAG cTCACGTTACCAGAGCCTCCTGGATCGGACTCAGTGACATCCAACAAGAGGGAAACTTTATATGGTCTGATGGAACACCTTCT GATTTCTTGCCATGGGGCGAGGGTCAGCCGGATAACTGGGGCGAGGAGGACTGTGTACAAATCCGTGGCACGGAGCACTTCGAGACAGGAAAATTTAACGATGTACAGTGTTCTAACACCTACCCGTTCATCTGCAAGAAAG GTAAAGGTGTTGGTCCTCCTCCAATTCCACCCACCTCTGGACCAG GTTGGAATGAGAAGTGTGGTTCATGGATTGCTGACCCCTTTAATGATTACTGCTATCACATCGTTCCGTACTCACTGCGTAAATGGGCTGAAGCTCGTGCTGACTGTGTGCATCAGGGAGGCGACCTTGCCAGCATCACTGAGCCATTTGAGCAGGGCTTTATtcagg CTCATATCCAGTCCATTCCCACGGGTGTGTCTCTGTGGATCGGTGCTCATGACTCGGTCACAGAGGGAGGATGGGAGTGGATGGACAGATCTCCCTTCCGGTATATTAACTGGTCcccag GGAACCCGGATAATTACGGCAGCGAGGACTGCCTCTCCATCTACATCAACAACGGCCTGTGGAACGACGACAATTGCGACTATCGGCGAGGCTACATCTGCAAACGCCGCG gaaacacaccagaacctcCACCACCTCATGATG GCTACCTGACAGCGTACACATGTGAAGGCTCCTCCATGGTCCTCCACTGTCCCATAAACAGTGTCATCAACATCCAGTCTGCTTTCTTCGGCCGCCGCAGTGACAAAATCTGTCCTTACATGGACGGAAGTGAAG GCCACTGCGAGGTCCCGGGAACGTACGATCGCGTCAGTAAGCAGTGTGACAACCATCAGTTCTGTTTCCTCTTCTCACACGTGGAAAACGACCCGTGTCCTTTAATTTCCAAATACCTGGAGGTGGTGTACAGCTGTGAGCAGAACG tgtgtgtaagaggttTAGGAATCGAAGATGGCAGCATTACAGACTCGATGCTCTCTGCTTCTTCATCGATGGGGGGGAAAGAACCCAGAAATGCTCGACTCAATGGAAACACCTGCTGGATGCCTACCACCAGTG AAAATTCTTGGATCCAGGTGAGCCTTCCTGAAACGAAGAAGATCACAGGGGTTGTGATCCAAGGCTGCCCCACTGCTGATCACTGGGTGACCAAGTTTAAAGTCCAGACCAGCGTAGATGGAGTTTCCTGGATCGACTACATGCTTGATGGAAAG GTAGAAGTGTTTCTGGGTGCGACAGATAGAGGTTCTCCCACTACTCAGCTGCTTGGGACCCCTGTATCTGTGAAGTACATACGGATCCTGCCGTCAGAGTGGCACAACCAGGCCGGCCTGAGATTTGAAATCCTCGGCTGCACCCCCGACT ATGCCATTAGTTGTATAACGAGACCCAACCTGGACCACTATGTAGACAAGATGAC TGTCCACTGCCCTGCTGGTTGTTCGGAGGCGATCTACAACGTGTATGGAACCCTGACTTACCGAGGG gaCTCTACCATCTGCGCAGCCGCGATTCACGCCGGTGTGATTCTCAACGAGGTCGGAGGAGACTGcaccatcctcaaagctccaggACAGAACTTCTACAGCGGCTCCACCAGGAACGGCATCATCTCCAAGCA GTACAGCGGCTCGTACTCCGTGTCCTACCAGTTTGCTGATGGAG AACTCAGATGTTCAGGAAATGACTGGTATGAATTTGGCGAGTTCTGCTACAAACCCTTCAGCGAGAAGCGAACGTGGCACGAGGCTCGGGCTGCATGCATGAGGCAGGGGGCCGACCTGGTCTCCATCATGTCCCTGACGGAGCAGAGCTGGCTGGAGAGCTACCTCTACCTGG CCACCAGTGACGTCTGGACCGGACTGAATGATCTGGAGTTCTCAGGCTACTTTACGTGGTCAGACAAGCATGAGGTGAGGTTTACACACTGGGCTCCTGGAGAACCAAACAACCACTTAGGCTTTAAAGAGGACTGCGTGGAGATGCTCCATCAG ACGGGTCGATGGAACGATGTAACCTGCACCGAACTGAACACCTACATCTGTAAAATGCCCAAAGGCCATTACCCTCTGCCCTCCATCAAACCCACAGTGTACGGCTGCCTTCAG ggcTGGGATGCTTTTGAGTACTCTTGTTACTGGTTCGAGGAGACCCCCATGACCCGTGCTGAGGCTAAGGCTTTTTGCGATAGTAAAAGCAGCACTCTCCTTCACATACTggatgt GTACGAGCAGGCCCACTTCACTGCATTTCTAAGCGCTTACTCGGGTAACTGGTGGATAGGTCTGAGAGCGAAGGGTGAACTGGGAGGAGTGGATTATCAGTGGGACAATGGCGCGTCACTCCTCTACACCCACTGGGACAGAGACTATCCTG ACAACAGCAAGGGTGACTGTGTCACCATGACGACGAAGCCTATCGCAGGTTTCTGGAGAAACCAGAACTGTGATCATTCCCATCCATTCGTCTGCGAATCGCCTAGAGATGGCATCTCGCCGCCCACCCATGCCCCGACTCCGCCCCCTGTTGCTGGATGTGCGAATGGATGGTCCGGCCAGCCGCACTTCAGGCAGTGCTACAGG CTCTTCACAGTGGATTTTTCAAACAAGAAAAGCTGGGCTGATGCTCGAGAGGACTGTTTGTCCCGTGGAGCCGACTTAGTCAGCATTCATAATGTGGAAGAGGAAAGGTTTATAGCTGACTACACCAAAGGGAAGACGCAGTGGATTGGTTTAAGCCAAGAGCCCACAGCTGGAG GTTACCACTGGAGTGACGGTTCGCCCGTCACTCACACCAACTGGGATAACGGCGAGCCGAACGATCATGGTGGCCGGGAGAATTGCGTGGAGATGATCACCACGATCAACGGCACATCCTTTTGGAATGACCAGACCTGTGATGCCCCTCAGGATTGGGTGTGCATGATCGCCAAGGGAAAGACGCCACTAATCCCCCCTGTGCCTCCGCCACCTATACCAG CCCCTGACTGTGGAGACAATCCCGGCTGGAGGAAGAACAACGGCCTCTGCTATTACTACAACGACACAGACATTGTGGACTTCCACACGGCTCTTGCCAGGTGCTATGCTGAGAAAGCACTGCTCGCCTCCATCCTGGATCAGCAGGAGCAGACGTATGTGGTGTCCATG GTTGGAACAGGAAAAATCGACGCAGCGTGGATCGGGTTGCGGATGTTTGGAGTCGTAGGAGGAGAGTTTCT GTGGGTAGACGGGTCTCCGGTCACATACGTGCACTGGGCTCCAGGAGAACCTAACAACGCTGGTGGAGAGGAACAGTGTGTGCAGATGAAGAGATATCCAG GCACGTGGAACGACGTGAACTGCGGGCGGGCCATCGCAGGTTACGTGTGTAAGAAATTGCCTGGAGATcatcacactcctcctcctcctacccCTGCATGGGAAGGAAACTGCCCTGATG GGTGGCTGCGATTTCATAACAAGTGCTACATGATCAGAGGAAGGCATTCGCACCAAGAGGAAAGAGCCAACTGGACTTATGCACGAGACTGGTGCAAGAAACAGGGTGGAGACCTCGCTGTCATCGACGACATCAACGAAAACG AATTCGTGGCCAGTTACCTGAGAGACGTGAGCCATGCGACGTGGATCGGATTGTCCGATCGGCTTCACGAGGGAAAGTTTGcttggagtgatggagtgagtCCCGTCCTGTTTACCAACTGGGCTGAGAAGGaacccaacaacaacaacggCGAG GAGCATTGCGTGTCTATGAGTCATAACCACCGAGTGACAGGTCGCTGGAATGACGAGAAGTGCGAAGAGAAAAGAAGCTGGGTGTGCTACAAGAAgaaat CCAGCAGTCTTCCTCCTCCAGCTCCCACAAGCAGCCCCTGTCACTCAGACTACATCTCCTGGTACAAGAACTGCTATAAGCTGGTGTCGGAGCCGAAGCCGTGGGACGAGGCGCAGGACGCTTGTgtaaaggaaggaggaaaccTGGCTAGTGTGGACATGAGCTACGACCAGGCCTTCATCTCTGCAGTGCTGCAGCAGAACAAGCAGGACACCTGGATCGGCCTGAGACGCAAA GAGAATGAGGGAACGTACCGATGGTCCGACGGATGGCCGGTGTTCTACACACACTGGGGTCCAGGAGAGCCGACCAATCACGATGGAGAGGGCTGTGTGAGCATGCACGGCCgatcccacttcatccagggcACGTGGAACGACACGGATTGCAAAGTCGCTAAGCCGTACCTCTGCAAGATCTCACACG AGCCTCCTCCCCCGACGCCGCCTTCTGGGGACGGAGAGTGTTTGCCCTACTGGCAGGCGTACGGAAGTTACTGCTACATCGTGTATAACGATAAGCAGGGTCGCTCCTGGCCCGAAGCGCGACACTTCTGCCAGCTGATCTCAGAGACTGACTTGGCGTCTGTGCACAGCAGAGCTGAGGTGGAGTTTCTCACCAGCATCAACAACACTGGACTTCACCACTTATGGCTCGGCCTCTCCAGGGACATCTCAT ATGGCTGGGCCTGGACCGACCTGAGCTCTCTGGGTTTCACCAACTGGGCCCAGGGCGAGCCGAACGGCGGCGGACACGATGGGGCTCGAGAGGACTGCGTAGAGATGTACAAGGACGGGAAATGGAACGACAACAGCTGCTTCGAGAAGAGAGGCTTCATCTGCAAACGACGCCAAC attATTCGCATGGAAACACTACCACCGTTTCTCCGATCCTTC ctcCTGCAGCATCAGTTGCCGGGGCTGTCATCGGGGCATTGTTGGCCGTGGTGATCGTTCTGGGCGTTCTGTACTACATCTTCAGGGTGAAAGGAGTGAAGCTGAGCAGCGTCAGTCTCCCGAGCAGAAGCAAAAATAACGTGGAAGTG CCAGCGTTCCATAACCCGAACTTCGCCGGAGAATCGGAGACATGA